GGGGTACGACGACGTCGTCATCGAAGAGTGGATTCAAGCTTTGCTTGGACAGCAGCCGGCGGTCATCTCGCTCCATGGCCGGACGCTCAAGCAAATGTACAAGGGAAACGCCGACTGGGAAGCGATCGGGCGCGCCGTCGAGCGGGCGCGGAATTCGGGAACGTTGATTCTCGGCAACGGCGACCTGCAAAACATGCGCGACGTTTATCGACGCGTGCGCGCGACCGGCGTGGATGGGGTTCTTATCGGGCGCGGCGCACAAGGCGATCCGTGGATCTTCAAAGCCAAGGAGCGAGTCAAAGAGGCGCTCGGGTCGAACGACGCATCGCGTATTCATGATGTCGCCGTCGGCCGGGAAGAACGGTTCAAGGTCATGCTGGAACACGCCAAGCTGTTCGAGAAGCACTGGGGGATTCCGGCCTTTGTCGGCATGCGCAAGCATTTGGCCTGGTACTGCCGCGGCTTTCCCAACGCGGCGGAGCTGCGCACCCGGCTGGTGCGGGTGAACAACGTCGGCGAGGTCGCGGAGTATCTTACGAACTACGAGAGATCGGTCGCTCGGTCTCTTCCGGCCGGAGACTTACTCTTCCACGAACACGACCACGAAACACCGTTCGACGAGCTCGCGGCCCTGAGCAAGATCGAAGGGCGAGCACGGCGTTTCTCTACCGCATGAGATTGATCCTCGCCTCCGCCTCGCCCCGCCGCCGGGAGATCCTCGCGTTGCTCGGCGTTCCTTTCGAAGCGATTGCGCCGTCCTATGACGAGCGCGTGCTGCCGGAGCGTCCCGTCGAGGACGAGGTCCTGGACTTCGCGGTCGGCAAGGCACAATCCGTCGCTCGCCGTCATCCGGAAAGCATCGTCGTCGGCAGCGACACGATGATTCTCATCGACGGTAAAAAAATCGGCAAACCCGGGGGGATCGACGACGCCAAAGCAATGCTCCATTCTCTTTCCGGCAAAACGCATCGTATCTTCACCAGCGTGGCGATCCTCGACGGCCTGGGCGGTCCGGGTCTCCGGGGAGTGGAAAAAGTTACCGTAAAGATGCGCGACTATTCCGCGGCTGAGATCGAGCGCTATCTCGCCGCCGGCGAATCTCTCGACAAGGCGGGAGCGTACTCGATCCAGGGGCGCGGGCGCGCGCTCATCGATTCGATCGACGGGGATTACCTCGCCGCCGTGGGTCTGCCGTTGCGGCCCATCGCGGGCTATTTAAAAAGCCGGGGCATAGCTCTTCCGGTGGACGTCGAGCGGCTCTACTCCGATAAATCGTTCCTCAACTGGCGCAGTTTCTAGCGTCGTTTTTTTGGGCTTGCTCTCCGAATCCAATATGTGTTACTTTTCCACCAATTTTTATCCGGAGCCATCAAACGTTGAGAGAGCGGAACCTATTCTTCGCTTTAATGCCGGTTCTTTTCGCGCTGGTTTTTTTCGCCTGCTCCTCAGCCCGCATCCCCACCGTTTCCGACGACCGGCTCGAACGTATGGTGAGGGACGAGGCGTTTCGCATCTTGCAAGTGACCCAGGATAAAGACGCTGCTTCCCTTTATCGCTTTTTGCTGTCCGATTTTCCCCGCAAAGACATCTTCGGATTGACGAATGGCGGCCGCCGCATTTATGTCAGCTATGAACTGGCGAAGCGCGCGGCAAGTCATGCGGGTTATCGCTGGCAGCTACGGCAAACCCTGGCGCACGAGATCGCGCACGAGCTGTCCGGCCATGCGCAGCGCTCCGAGAGCGCGCTCAACGCGACCGGTCAAGAACGCGGCTTCACGGGGGCGGACCTGGGACTTCCGGCGGACGTGCAGTTCCGCGCCTACTCGGTGGAAAAAGAGCTCGAGGCGGATTCGAACGGGATGAAGTACTGGAGCGCGCTCAAGTGGGACTGCCGGATCTGGGTCGAGTTGTTGGAAGCGTTCGCGGCGCTGAAATACGCCGGCGATATTCACCATCCGACGGATGCGCGTCTCTCGCAGGCCCTCAGGGCCTGCACGGCGGCCGCCGCCAATAAGGGCAACGTATAAGAAGGGTCCGGGAGCAGACCCGCGCCGAATCGATTGCAGAGTTTCAGTAGATGATCGATCCGCGCTCGATCTGCTGTTTGCGTTCCTCGTATTCTTCCCGGTTTATGCGGCCGGATCTGTAATCGTTTTCCAGCCGATCCATCTATCGCTTGTTGTTGTATTCATAGGCGGCGCCCGCGCCGAGGGCTCCGCCGGCCGCCCGCTCTCCTCAGAATGCGCCGCTCCAGCCCCATTGCCCCAAGCCCCCGGCCGCCGACAAAAGAAAGAGCGGTTTTTTCATCGCGAATTCCTCCTCTGTCATCTACTCCGGTTTCGCATGCGCCTTTTAAGATTATAGGCCGGCGCAGACGTTTCAGCTCAGGTTTTTTCCTGAGTCGCCTCACGTGCTTTGTCATGCCTACCCCGGGATCTTTTCTCGCTCCGATCTAAATGCCATCATGAATCGAGTCGG
This genomic window from Candidatus Binatia bacterium contains:
- a CDS encoding tRNA-dihydrouridine synthase, which encodes MNFWQDIEKPIIGLSPMDGVTDACFRVIAAKHGRPDVIFTEFVNVETAFYAPHTLIRDLTYSEIERPVVAQIYGHTPEMFYKVAQIVCALGFDGLDINMGCPAKKVAAKGSGAALILVPELAGDIIRSAARGIRHWCEGQKLDELKLDLELLRGIERSNRLRTGLDTYPARRSIPLSVKTRLGYDDVVIEEWIQALLGQQPAVISLHGRTLKQMYKGNADWEAIGRAVERARNSGTLILGNGDLQNMRDVYRRVRATGVDGVLIGRGAQGDPWIFKAKERVKEALGSNDASRIHDVAVGREERFKVMLEHAKLFEKHWGIPAFVGMRKHLAWYCRGFPNAAELRTRLVRVNNVGEVAEYLTNYERSVARSLPAGDLLFHEHDHETPFDELAALSKIEGRARRFSTA
- a CDS encoding Maf family protein, which translates into the protein MRLILASASPRRREILALLGVPFEAIAPSYDERVLPERPVEDEVLDFAVGKAQSVARRHPESIVVGSDTMILIDGKKIGKPGGIDDAKAMLHSLSGKTHRIFTSVAILDGLGGPGLRGVEKVTVKMRDYSAAEIERYLAAGESLDKAGAYSIQGRGRALIDSIDGDYLAAVGLPLRPIAGYLKSRGIALPVDVERLYSDKSFLNWRSF